Proteins encoded by one window of Chryseobacterium foetidum:
- a CDS encoding RNA polymerase sigma factor encodes MENQLLIECQRNDRNAQRKIYEKMAGKLYSVCKRYLKNDEDIEEVLADTFYKIFTKLNQLHNPEIFEAWAKKIAVNECLQKLRSMKALHISLEDDFVESKDAPTDSISFEKDILKLLNFLPEGCRAIFNLFAIEGYPHKEIATMLSITEGTSKSQLNFARKKLQELLVNHNI; translated from the coding sequence ATGGAAAATCAATTACTGATAGAATGCCAGCGGAACGACCGCAATGCCCAGCGGAAGATTTACGAGAAAATGGCGGGCAAACTTTATTCAGTCTGCAAACGTTACCTGAAAAACGACGAAGATATTGAGGAAGTTTTGGCCGATACTTTCTATAAGATCTTCACAAAACTCAACCAACTTCATAATCCTGAAATTTTTGAAGCATGGGCAAAAAAAATTGCTGTAAATGAATGCCTTCAGAAGCTGAGAAGTATGAAGGCGCTTCATATTTCTTTAGAAGATGATTTTGTAGAATCTAAAGATGCCCCCACCGACAGTATTTCGTTTGAAAAAGACATTTTGAAGCTGCTCAATTTTCTACCAGAAGGTTGCAGAGCGATTTTCAATCTGTTTGCGATTGAAGGTTATCCTCACAAGGAAATTGCTACCATGCTTTCCATCACTGAGGGAACATCAAAATCCCAGCTCAATTTTGCGAGAAAAAAACTGCAGGAACTTCTGGTTAATCACAACATTTAA
- a CDS encoding vWA domain-containing protein, which translates to MENNHDIDKKFNEASQSLEEPATFNGFDKVWAKVEEKLDQKENKKRIVPIMFPYGIAASLIIGLGAFYFIEKNEKSQIERPAIATNTVVPEVKSNVQTTDSLIKSNIEKELSSQKEIQKPEVVAYENALPAQIPVLSPPELPRHSSDLAYEKIAEAPVIANVITENDVREVLVTGALGLKKRQDVIVSSNAIVDDSYINKSNNSNTYSTLSSKATGIAINSSGKRKKSKNDSNYTLQPQVNQIAGNEKGYFDKTPYNNNVINSLRGSVGGLEINSGFNQNITIRGAGTLSGGNQPIYVVNGAVQTGNVLNKINPKSIESIQVLKDASATALYGSRAANGVVVVTTKKLSRKEKKAFKKLQKVQDSINRARQIQQQNSEEYDAFVENPFELTKNQSVSTFSVDVDKAAYSNIRRMINNGEYVNKNAVRIEEMINYFKYSYPQPKNNQPFSINTEYNDSPWNSQHKLLKIGLQGKDLPMEKLPNSNFVFLIDVSGSMNAANKLPLLKSSFKVLLDQLRPTDKVGIVVYAGSAGMVLPPTSANEKNKIIEALDQLEAGGSTAGGAGIELAYKLAQENFIKGGNNRVIIATDGDFNVGTSSTGDLQTLIEDKRKSGVFLTCLGFGMGNFKDNRMETLANKGNGNYAYIDNLQEANKFLGKEFAGNMYAIAKDVKIQIEFNPKYVKSYRLIGYENRKLKNEDFTNDKIDAGELGSGHTVTALYEVIPIDVKSEFLPKESDLKYTKNTNDGNFSDELATVKFRYKKPDGDTSSEIVQVVKNSNESFSSASEDFKFASAVAWFGLVLRNSDLIKNKDLKEVEKLAKKGSGNDDEGYRAEFVRLVEAYRNLNR; encoded by the coding sequence ATGGAAAACAATCACGATATAGATAAAAAATTCAACGAGGCTTCTCAATCTCTGGAAGAACCTGCGACTTTTAATGGTTTTGATAAAGTCTGGGCTAAAGTTGAAGAAAAATTAGATCAAAAAGAAAACAAAAAGCGAATTGTCCCAATCATGTTTCCATACGGAATTGCGGCGAGTTTGATTATTGGTCTGGGAGCTTTTTATTTTATTGAAAAAAATGAAAAATCTCAAATTGAGAGACCTGCAATCGCTACAAATACTGTTGTACCTGAAGTTAAATCAAATGTACAGACCACCGACAGTCTGATAAAATCTAATATAGAAAAAGAATTGAGTTCGCAGAAAGAAATTCAGAAACCTGAAGTTGTAGCGTACGAAAATGCCTTACCAGCACAAATTCCTGTTCTCAGCCCTCCTGAATTACCGCGTCACAGTTCTGATCTTGCATATGAAAAGATTGCTGAGGCACCCGTAATTGCTAATGTTATCACGGAAAATGATGTAAGAGAAGTTCTTGTAACAGGAGCATTAGGACTAAAGAAAAGACAGGATGTGATTGTCAGTTCCAATGCGATTGTTGATGATTCTTACATCAATAAAAGTAATAATTCCAATACTTACAGCACATTATCGAGCAAAGCAACCGGAATTGCGATCAATTCCTCAGGTAAACGAAAAAAGAGCAAAAATGATTCAAATTACACATTACAGCCTCAAGTCAACCAAATTGCAGGGAATGAAAAAGGCTATTTCGACAAGACGCCTTACAACAACAATGTAATAAATTCCCTTCGTGGAAGCGTTGGTGGCTTAGAAATTAATTCAGGATTCAATCAAAATATTACCATTCGTGGAGCAGGAACTTTATCAGGAGGAAATCAGCCAATATATGTTGTAAATGGTGCAGTACAAACGGGAAATGTTTTAAATAAAATCAATCCAAAAAGTATTGAAAGCATTCAGGTGTTAAAAGACGCTTCTGCAACAGCTCTGTACGGAAGCCGTGCCGCAAATGGAGTAGTTGTTGTGACCACCAAAAAACTTTCAAGAAAAGAGAAAAAAGCGTTTAAAAAACTGCAGAAAGTTCAGGACAGCATCAACCGTGCAAGACAGATTCAGCAACAGAATTCTGAAGAATATGATGCTTTTGTTGAAAACCCTTTTGAACTGACGAAAAATCAGTCCGTTTCTACATTTTCGGTTGATGTGGATAAGGCGGCGTATTCCAACATCCGACGAATGATTAACAATGGCGAATATGTTAATAAAAACGCTGTGAGAATAGAAGAAATGATTAATTATTTTAAATACAGTTATCCACAACCAAAAAACAATCAGCCATTTTCAATCAACACGGAGTACAACGATTCACCTTGGAATTCTCAGCATAAATTATTGAAAATAGGACTTCAAGGCAAAGATTTACCGATGGAAAAACTGCCGAATTCAAATTTTGTTTTTTTAATTGACGTTTCGGGATCGATGAATGCTGCGAACAAATTGCCTTTATTGAAATCGTCTTTCAAAGTCCTTCTGGATCAGTTAAGACCGACGGATAAAGTCGGAATTGTAGTCTACGCAGGAAGCGCAGGAATGGTTTTACCACCTACTTCAGCCAATGAAAAAAATAAAATCATCGAAGCTTTGGATCAGCTCGAAGCTGGCGGAAGTACAGCAGGCGGTGCAGGAATTGAGTTAGCTTACAAACTCGCTCAGGAAAATTTCATTAAAGGTGGAAACAATCGTGTGATCATCGCAACCGACGGAGATTTCAACGTGGGAACTTCTTCTACAGGCGACCTGCAGACTTTGATTGAAGATAAAAGAAAATCGGGCGTTTTTCTGACCTGTTTAGGTTTCGGAATGGGTAATTTTAAAGACAACCGCATGGAAACTTTAGCCAACAAAGGCAACGGAAACTATGCTTACATTGATAATCTTCAGGAAGCCAATAAGTTTTTAGGAAAAGAGTTTGCCGGAAATATGTACGCCATTGCAAAAGATGTAAAAATTCAGATTGAATTCAATCCGAAATATGTGAAATCTTATCGTTTGATCGGTTACGAAAACCGAAAACTGAAGAATGAAGATTTTACCAACGATAAAATTGATGCAGGAGAACTGGGAAGCGGTCATACCGTAACGGCTCTATACGAAGTTATTCCAATTGATGTGAAATCTGAGTTTTTACCGAAAGAATCTGATTTAAAATACACCAAAAACACAAATGATGGAAATTTCAGTGATGAACTGGCGACCGTAAAATTTAGATACAAAAAACCTGATGGTGATACAAGTTCGGAGATCGTTCAGGTCGTGAAAAATTCTAATGAAAGCTTTTCATCGGCGAGTGAGGATTTTAAATTTGCTTCTGCTGTCGCGTGGTTTGGTTTGGTTTTGAGAAATTCAGATTTAATTAAAAATAAAGATTTGAAGGAGGTTGAAAAACTGGCAAAGAAGGGCAGTGGAAACGATGATGAAGGTTACAGAGCAGAGTTTGTAAGATTGGTTGAGGCTTACAGAAATTTAAACAGATAA
- a CDS encoding TonB-dependent receptor, translating to MMKKIYLFLPFLATQFLFAQSSQQYYSGIFLAKDKKPKAFLKVFNKNTGVYEETDEEGFAIIQAQKYDTLVWNNGKNTQVVYGVQELKYILENRVPLKSVEALKSKDYDSLITKPKSDEYSISKPDYYLSKNLDSYFDKIRKLKQKNGDTIKIKKQEQNKLIINGSFNTSFEVRNRNSIPQTQNRYVQGRSQSGNLIWRGPETNEIFSYGPDISTLAYNFQPYDYDVNGQLIPVSGGVNAARPYDNSLFSTTVGFHNQLQINTFIKGDGYNEKVRLSMDLGQHKNQTYFISQYDINNTFKAKLNAYVLKFKIQALFDLDETKATNTNRAALFNRAYQESLLTPVSFSNQQGGFLTNGQKRSYSQLGDNPEFLFAQNNRYNFLSNQKKYSFNISRKFDDFNFSVSQTYENDKFSNSDIYKPTTNGFLGGLINERLQNNDLYNANVSANYSFGDYDFRSTFNLNFILNERKSDVFHSSQNQKYLYQRSSQDYIFNYDLKFDDGDFEFGANIGNSFYVSNTSLNNKFWLPKANGFVQFNDIFDWRGTRLKLFGAYTHQSSEPDITNSFSSYSTTQFLAQNASQYFPIREVESFKNFSTVDIAETKAGFNFNIYSRFNFGGEYFSRKIINDIFPVFENNRLLLKNLADHTYSGVELNASYENFRIAEDFTMTNRASFYKYRDVVDKVASGYNNLAVAGFQDVYKTLTEGEILGAVVGNYYETNAAGQTLIDDFGFPVASNTKKIIADPTPDFVMKFTHTFNYKMFTLDINWEWKKGGQLWNGTQAVLDYYGRSKTSGDDRNLKNYVFSGVNLNGTVNQIPVDFYDPNLTVFENRWTRYGYTGVAENYVQNADYVRINSVSLGAKFDVGSFRRSLGVSLFVNNIMLWQANSGADPSQNFYDLDSGRGLDFFNLPSYKSFGCMVSFQF from the coding sequence ATGATGAAAAAAATCTACCTGTTTCTTCCTTTTTTAGCGACTCAGTTTTTGTTTGCTCAGAGTTCGCAGCAGTATTATTCCGGAATATTTTTAGCTAAAGACAAAAAACCCAAAGCTTTTCTCAAAGTTTTCAATAAAAACACGGGTGTTTACGAGGAAACTGATGAAGAAGGTTTTGCCATTATTCAGGCGCAGAAGTACGATACTCTTGTCTGGAACAATGGTAAAAACACGCAGGTTGTTTACGGGGTTCAGGAACTGAAATATATTCTGGAAAACCGTGTTCCCCTAAAATCAGTTGAAGCATTAAAATCGAAAGATTACGACAGTCTGATTACAAAACCCAAATCAGATGAATACAGTATTTCCAAGCCGGATTATTATCTTTCAAAAAACTTAGATTCTTATTTCGACAAAATCAGAAAGCTGAAGCAGAAAAACGGCGATACTATAAAAATAAAGAAGCAAGAGCAGAATAAACTCATCATCAACGGGAGTTTCAATACATCATTTGAGGTTAGAAACCGAAATTCAATTCCGCAAACCCAAAACCGATATGTGCAGGGAAGATCTCAGAGCGGAAATTTGATCTGGCGCGGTCCGGAGACCAATGAAATATTCAGTTATGGTCCAGATATTTCAACCTTAGCCTACAATTTTCAGCCTTATGATTACGATGTAAACGGTCAGTTGATTCCTGTTTCAGGAGGAGTGAATGCTGCGAGACCGTATGATAATTCTTTGTTTTCTACGACTGTAGGTTTTCACAATCAGCTGCAGATCAATACATTTATAAAAGGAGATGGTTACAACGAAAAAGTTCGTCTTTCAATGGATTTAGGTCAGCATAAAAACCAAACCTACTTCATCAGTCAGTACGACATCAACAATACTTTTAAGGCTAAACTCAATGCGTATGTTTTGAAATTTAAAATTCAGGCACTGTTTGATTTGGATGAAACTAAAGCGACAAATACCAATCGTGCGGCACTTTTCAACCGTGCTTATCAGGAATCTCTGCTCACGCCGGTTTCGTTTTCAAATCAGCAGGGAGGTTTTCTTACCAATGGTCAGAAAAGAAGTTACAGTCAGTTGGGCGATAACCCAGAATTTCTTTTTGCACAGAACAACAGGTATAATTTTCTTTCCAATCAAAAGAAATACAGCTTTAATATTTCAAGAAAATTTGATGATTTTAATTTCAGCGTCAGTCAAACGTACGAAAATGACAAATTCAGTAATTCAGATATTTATAAACCCACTACCAACGGCTTTTTAGGTGGGTTGATCAATGAAAGACTTCAGAATAACGATCTTTACAATGCCAATGTCTCTGCCAATTACTCTTTTGGCGACTATGATTTCAGAAGTACATTCAATCTTAATTTTATTTTAAATGAAAGAAAATCTGATGTTTTTCACAGTTCGCAGAACCAAAAATATTTGTATCAAAGAAGTTCACAGGATTATATTTTTAATTATGATCTGAAATTTGATGACGGTGATTTTGAATTTGGTGCTAATATTGGAAACTCATTTTACGTCTCAAACACTTCTCTGAATAATAAATTCTGGCTTCCCAAAGCCAATGGATTCGTTCAGTTCAACGATATTTTCGACTGGAGAGGCACACGCCTGAAACTTTTTGGAGCATATACACATCAGAGTTCAGAACCTGATATTACCAATTCGTTTTCGTCATATTCGACCACGCAGTTTCTCGCTCAAAACGCAAGTCAGTATTTTCCAATACGTGAGGTTGAAAGTTTTAAAAATTTCTCAACCGTCGATATTGCAGAAACCAAGGCAGGATTTAACTTTAATATTTACAGCCGATTTAATTTTGGCGGTGAATACTTTTCAAGAAAGATTATAAATGATATTTTTCCGGTGTTCGAAAATAACAGATTGTTGCTGAAGAATCTCGCAGATCATACGTACAGCGGCGTTGAACTGAATGCTTCCTATGAGAATTTCAGGATCGCAGAAGATTTTACAATGACGAACCGTGCTTCATTTTATAAATATCGGGATGTCGTTGATAAAGTTGCTTCAGGATACAATAATCTTGCTGTTGCAGGTTTTCAGGATGTTTATAAAACGTTAACTGAAGGCGAGATTTTAGGTGCAGTAGTCGGAAATTATTATGAAACGAATGCTGCCGGCCAAACCCTTATCGATGATTTTGGATTTCCGGTAGCATCAAACACAAAAAAAATAATTGCAGATCCTACACCGGATTTTGTGATGAAATTTACGCACACTTTCAACTATAAAATGTTCACGCTCGATATCAACTGGGAATGGAAAAAAGGCGGACAACTCTGGAACGGAACCCAAGCTGTACTCGATTATTACGGACGTTCCAAAACCTCTGGCGATGACAGAAATCTGAAAAATTATGTCTTTTCAGGTGTTAATTTAAACGGAACCGTCAATCAGATTCCGGTTGATTTTTACGACCCAAACCTGACTGTTTTTGAAAACCGCTGGACGAGATATGGCTACACAGGAGTTGCAGAAAACTATGTGCAAAATGCAGATTATGTAAGAATCAACTCAGTTTCTCTAGGAGCAAAGTTCGATGTCGGAAGTTTCAGAAGAAGTCTTGGAGTTTCTTTGTTTGTGAACAATATCATGCTTTGGCAGGCGAATTCAGGTGCAGATCCGAGTCAGAATTTTTATGATCTGGATAGCGGTCGTGGCTTGGATTTCTTCAATCTTCCGTCTTACAAAAGTTTTGGATGCATGGTTTCATTTCAATTTTAA